From the genome of Thunnus thynnus chromosome 1, fThuThy2.1, whole genome shotgun sequence, one region includes:
- the rab4a gene encoding ras-related protein Rab-4A, with amino-acid sequence MSESYDFLFKFLVIGNAGTGKSCLLHQFIEKRFKDESNHTIGVEFGSKIISVVNKMVKLQIWDTAGQERFRSVTRSYYRGAAGALLVYDITSRETYNALTTWLSDARMLASQNIVIILCGNKKDLDADREVTFLEASRFAQENELMFLETSALTGENVEEAFVQCARKILNKIESGELDPERMGSGIQYGDAALRQLRSPRRAQPQGTQECGC; translated from the exons ATGTCGGAGTCTTACG ATTTCCTGTTTAAATTCCTGGTGATTGGGAATGCTGGAACTGGCAAATCCTGCCTGCTGCACCAGTTCATCGAGAAGAGAT TTAAGGATGAATCCAACCACACAATTGGAGTGGAGTTTGGCTCCAAGATCATCAGTGTGGTCAACAAAATGGTCAAACTGCAGATTTGGGACACTGCAGGACAAGAACGGTTCAG gTCTGTGACCAGAAGTTActacagaggagcagcaggagcgCTGCTGGTTTATGATATCACCAG TCGAGAGACATACAACGCTCTGACTACATGGTTGAGCGATGCCAGGATGCTGGCCAGTCAGAACATCGTCATCATCCTGTGCGGAAACAAGAAGGACCTGGACGCTGATAGAGAGGTCACGTTCCTAGAAGCTTCACGCTTCGCTCAGGAGAACG AGCTGATGTTCCTGGAGACCAGCGCTTTAACAGGGGAGAACGTTGAAGAGGCCTTTGTCCAGTGTGCTCGGAAAATCCTCAACAAGATAGAGTCAG ggGAGCTGGATCCAGAGAGGATGGGGTCAGGTATCCAGTATGGCGATGCTGCGTTACGACAGCTTCGTTCTCCTCGTCGCGCTCAGCCACAGGGCACCCAGGAGTGTGGCTGCTAG